The DNA segment GCCACCACGTTCCGATGCCGATTCTGTGGCCACTGAAGGCGGTATTGTTATGCTGGAGTTTTCCGACTTCCCATCACGTGAAACTGTCGACTCTAATATGTCTTACATGCTCGATCGCAGCGATCACAGCGGCATTAGCAGTGCCAAACGGCAAAAGACGCCTACAACGCCCACGGCTACGCACATAGCCAATGGCAAAGCAACGCATATCAATGGAAGCAATGACAATGACAGCGATGATCACGACTCAGCAACGCTGGCAGTTCAAATGCCGGATCCATCGGTGAAACAGCCAATTGATGGCCGTAAGAAATCTGTAAGCTCAGTGACTGCAACGACTGCAGCGGTACCGACAACAAAAACGGCGGTGACGGTGACTACAACATTAACAGTGCCTGCGGTGGCAGCAACGACAACGATAACGGCAACAACGTTAGCCGCCAAGCCCGCCGCTTCAACTTTAGCCCCGCCCAATGTGGAGACGCTGAAGCTGACCTGGAAAAGTGAGTTTCCTGAAAGTGAAATTATTGTAGccgaaataaataaactttcagGTCTAGGGATCAGCCTGGAGGGCACCGTGGATGTCGAATGCGGCATTGAAAAGCGTCCACATCATTACATACGCTCTATACTGGAAGATGGGCCTGTGGGGCGACAAGGCATACTCAAACCGGGTGACGAGCTACTACAAGTAAACGAATATAAATTGCAAGGCCTTAAGCACACTGAAGTAGTTAAGATACTGAAAGAACTGCCAACACACGTAAAGCTGGTATGTGCGCGTGGTCCCACCGCACCATCCGTAATAAACACATCGCAAAATCCAGAGGCTTTCGAAACACGCTCTCTACTACCAGGTGGTCATCAGAGCCTGCAAAATCTGCTGACCAAAGCACAATCAGAGAGTTCTCTATACACATCGAGCACTGCCACGCTGACCGACCAGCAACGTTCCAAATCATTGGAGAACGTTTCGGGTTTGGCGCTTTGGAGCAGCGACGTCACTACCATCGAAATCGAAAAAACCGAACAAGGTTTCGGTTTCTCTATACTTGACTACCAGGATCCGATGGATGCCGAAGGTACTGTAATTGTGATACGTGGTCTCATACGTGGTGGCGCAGCAGAAGCGACCAATGAGATATTTCCCGGAGATCGATTGGTCAGCGTCGGCGAACACACACTGCACGGACTCGATTTGGACGAGGCAGTGGCGATACTCAAAGGCATGCCAGTGGGGAGAACCAAATTGGGCATTTGCAGACCACTCTCAACATCGGACAGCAATATAGCGTCGCCAGCGGAGGAGGCCGACTCGCCAAGCACATAGTTTTTAAGGAACTTTTACTGTGAGTATAAGACTTTACCAATATTTTTACACTGAGCTAATGCAACATTATCTTTATACAAGGTTTTCATTTAACTTTATGACCTTTCACTACTTCCAACTTCCGTTGCTCAGAATTTCCAATATCTTACATGTCCATCGCCTGCTTTTCTATTATGAAAGTTGAGCAGCGCGCCATTGACGAATGCTGTAAAATGATTTAAGCAGGTGTTCTACTTCGTCTTATGCTGCGATTTTCTTGACCTCTTTTCAATAAGACCAACAGACGTTCAGTGCTCAGGCATGGCATCCATGCATGCGGCATCCCTTTGAGCGGGGCGCAACAGCTGTATGCGTGCTTGCAtcttttgtgtatatatgtatttacaaattcaGAATGTGTCGGTGATGCTCAATTCCAATTCCACACACACGCGTCTCACCCGGGACAACGGAAGCCTGCCGCTTTTATTAAAGCTTTGCACCGACAAATGAGTGTGTGTACTTCTTTCCTCGGAGTTCATCTAGTGTGCCTAATACCCTTGGGGTGTTGCACCCGCTCATTGAGCTAACCGTTAGAGCTGGTGTTAGGAATCAGTTTGGGTGCCACTTTATTTGCTTTCACTGATTTCAATTCAGCGCAATCTCATTTGTTGTATTAATTCCAGGTTTGAATTGTAAAGATTCGCTGAGTACTCTTTTGTTTTCGTTGAGTGACAGAATTTTACTTTGTTTAACCCCACTCACTGCAAAAAAGACTGTGACTATGACTTTAGTCCATATTAAAGATTAGAAAAATTAGATCCAACTTTTATATTTACGGTTTCTCATAACTGAAAAGATGTGTGTGCAGTAAAAGTTGGAAACTGAGAATTCGTGAGTCTGGTAAGGTGAGTGATTGGGATTACCTTCTGAAGTTTGACGTGTGAGAGGTTCATGAAGATAGATTTGGAAATGAAGTAAAAACACTGTTTTATATACACCTCTGAGAAAGTCTATcgaagtatgagctcttaattgtaacaggAATGTCATCCgtcttacagttttctattttttttttattaactcgTTTCGTagattttgtacaaaaatgtcCCTTATGATATTTTCCTAAACCTAACCTAAGTTAGACTTTGGTAGGCCAAGAAGCCACGCACGGACCAGTTGTGGTCCTTTGCGTTGCCAGATGTAGTTCAGTTGCTAGgccattgccctcgatgcctttgtgccccggcacccagtagaagtgaagttgcttgcttctggcaacacttttctatgctgccctgcttcctaagacacttctggccgatatgcggtacgaggttactgcctaaattactgcttggctgtctacgtagatgttgactctggaattgcctgcaggtgcattagaggccgcCTCCGCTGctttcaaaaaagcaaaaatcagcttgaaatatactgcagtggtccggcaacttaaaagattgccttatgcctaactctgggcagtatattcccgcaccaactctatcgtccattttcgagccattcTTATAGAAGTTTggagtgttgcgcgtagctaacatacctttacgccagccatcattttctatgtttactttgaaccttctttcccagttgaaaagtaaGATCATGTAGTCGATGTTTTCCCAATCGCtattacccaccgagctatgcccgatGGTTCTATACATGAATGTAAATGCTCCTGCAGCTAGTAGTCGCtccgccgattttgctgcgcagttttcgaAGAAGTCTATAGGGGTAGTACGAGTTTAAGAACCGCCCTTGGAGTTGTTGCTAAAGCACCGGTTATGGCTTCCGGTAGATGAATTTCCGTATGCCTGTCTATCATACTACTGAACCTAATCTAACAAAGAGACCATTTTCAAATAGCGCTAAATTTTTGCCATTGAGTTAGAAATTGTGTATGTAAGAAGAAAAATTTACCTTAAAATAATCCAAATTTAACCGTAAATATCCTGAAAAGTAAAATCTCCCAATTGAATATGTTTTGACCACCACTGTATAcaattc comes from the Bactrocera neohumeralis isolate Rockhampton chromosome 2, APGP_CSIRO_Bneo_wtdbg2-racon-allhic-juicebox.fasta_v2, whole genome shotgun sequence genome and includes:
- the LOC126767601 gene encoding patj homolog isoform X2 codes for the protein MVLSTEWSQVEVIDLVNDGNGLGFILVGGRSTGVVIKALTPGGIAERDGRLQCGDHLLQIGDVNLRGFSSEQVATVLRQTGAQVRLIVARPVEPTAIDLQTLASHAPIIPTKLLSDPEELSRHLFQNPSFATSATGVGVGGGSGMGGSCFLPTPDTELADLPLPPIPTDLPLSASAAARTCPKDLDIVPFSIVSPSPPPLLPLPSPPNTIATTLGTSVTLSSLHQQQFEITTTNTSSTIINYSKTTQLEQIETVIAGVDAGTSTNAPDAAHIDADRCSTASSNYIDSPETETYEVELHKNVYGLGITVAGYVCEEEDLSGIFVKSIIEGSAAEVSERIQINDRIVAVDGRSLAGVTNHQAVEILRNTDIEVHLTLERFLRGRKYEHLQNALTELKGDTQSQSSLPASPSIATLSWLPPRSDADSVATEGGIVMLEFSDFPSRETVDSNMSYMLDRSDHSGISSAKRQKTPTTPTATHIANGKATHINGSNDNDSDDHDSATLAVQMPDPSVKQPIDGRKKSVSSVTATTAAVPTTKTAVTVTTTLTVPAVAATTTITATTLAAKPAASTLAPPNVETLKLTWKSLGISLEGTVDVECGIEKRPHHYIRSILEDGPVGRQGILKPGDELLQVNEYKLQGLKHTEVVKILKELPTHVKLVCARGPTAPSVINTSQNPEAFETRSLLPGGHQSLQNLLTKAQSESSLYTSSTATLTDQQRSKSLENVSGLALWSSDVTTIEIEKTEQGFGFSILDYQDPMDAEGTVIVIRGLIRGGAAEATNEIFPGDRLVSVGEHTLHGLDLDEAVAILKGMPVGRTKLGICRPLSTSDSNIASPAEEADSPST
- the LOC126767601 gene encoding patj homolog isoform X1, whose amino-acid sequence is MVLSTEWSQVEVIDLVNDGNGLGFILVGGRSTGVVIKALTPGGIAERDGRLQCGDHLLQIGDVNLRGFSSEQVATVLRQTGAQVRLIVARPVEPTAIDLQTLASHAPIIPTKLLSDPEELSRHLFQNPSFATSATGVGVGGGSGMGGSCFLPTPDTELADLPLPPIPTDLPLSASAAARTCPKDLDIVPFSIVSPSPPPLLPLPSPPNTIATTLGTSVTLSSLHQQQFEITTTNTSSTIINYSKTTQLEQIETVIAGVDAGTSTNAPDAAHIDADRCSTASSNYIDSPETETYEVELHKNVYGLGITVAGYVCEEEDLSGIFVKSIIEGSAAEVSERIQINDRIVAVDGRSLAGVTNHQAVEILRNTDIEVHLTLERFLRGRKYEHLQNALTELKGDTQSQSSLPASPSIATLSWLPPRSDADSVATEGGIVMLEFSDFPSRETVDSNMSYMLDRSDHSGISSAKRQKTPTTPTATHIANGKATHINGSNDNDSDDHDSATLAVQMPDPSVKQPIDGRKKSVSSVTATTAAVPTTKTAVTVTTTLTVPAVAATTTITATTLAAKPAASTLAPPNVETLKLTWKSEFPESEIIVAEINKLSGLGISLEGTVDVECGIEKRPHHYIRSILEDGPVGRQGILKPGDELLQVNEYKLQGLKHTEVVKILKELPTHVKLVCARGPTAPSVINTSQNPEAFETRSLLPGGHQSLQNLLTKAQSESSLYTSSTATLTDQQRSKSLENVSGLALWSSDVTTIEIEKTEQGFGFSILDYQDPMDAEGTVIVIRGLIRGGAAEATNEIFPGDRLVSVGEHTLHGLDLDEAVAILKGMPVGRTKLGICRPLSTSDSNIASPAEEADSPST
- the LOC126767601 gene encoding patj homolog isoform X3, translated to MVLSTEWSQVEVIDLVNDGNGLGFILVGGRSTGVVIKALTPGGIAERDGRLQCGDHLLQIGDVNLRGFSSEQVATVLRQTGAQVRLIVARPVEPTAIDLQTLASHAPIIPTKLLSDPEELSRHLFQNPSFATSATGVGVGGGSGMGGSCFLPTPDTELADLPLPPIPTDLPLSASAAARTCPKDLDIVPFSIVSPSPPPLLPLPSPPNTIATTLGTSVTLSSLHQQQFEITTTNTSSTIINYSKTTQLEQIETVIAGVDAGTSTNAPDAAHIDADRCSTASSNYIDSPETETYEVELHKNVYGLGITVAGYVCEEEDLSGIFVKSIIEGSAAEVSERIQINDRIVAVDGRSLAGVTNHQAVEILRNTDIEVHLTLERFLRGRKYEHLQNALTELKGDTQSQSSLPASPSIATLSWLPPRSDADSVATEGGIVMLEFSDFPSRETVDSNMSYMLDRSDHSGISSAKRQKTPTTPTATHIANGKATHINGSNDNDSDDHDSATLAVQMPDPSVKQPIDGRKKSVSSVTATTAAVPTTKTAVTVTTTLTVPAVAATTTITATTLAAKPAASTLAPPNVETLKLTWKRISLEGTVDVECGIEKRPHHYIRSILEDGPVGRQGILKPGDELLQVNEYKLQGLKHTEVVKILKELPTHVKLVCARGPTAPSVINTSQNPEAFETRSLLPGGHQSLQNLLTKAQSESSLYTSSTATLTDQQRSKSLENVSGLALWSSDVTTIEIEKTEQGFGFSILDYQDPMDAEGTVIVIRGLIRGGAAEATNEIFPGDRLVSVGEHTLHGLDLDEAVAILKGMPVGRTKLGICRPLSTSDSNIASPAEEADSPST